In a genomic window of Muntiacus reevesi chromosome 1, mMunRee1.1, whole genome shotgun sequence:
- the HNRNPH1 gene encoding heterogeneous nuclear ribonucleoprotein H isoform X9, producing MMLGTEGGEGFVVKVRGLPWSCSADEVQRFFSDCKIQNGAQGIRFIYTREGRPSGEAFVELESEDEVKLALKKDRETMGHRYVEVFKSNNVEMDWVLKHTGPNSPDTANDGFVRLRGLPFGCSKEEIVQFFSGLEIVPNGITLPVDFQGRSTGEAFVQFASQEIAEKALKKHKERIGHRYIEIFKSSRAEVRTHYDPPRKLMAMQRPGPYDRPGAGRGYNSIGRGAGFERMRRGAYGGGYGGYDDYNGYNDGYGFGSDRFGRDLNYCFSGMSDHRYGDGGSTFQSTTGHCVHMRGLPYRATENDIYNFFSPLNPVRVHIEIGPDGRVTGEADVEFATHEDAVAAMSKDKANMQHRYVELFLNSTAGASGGAYGSQMLGGMGLSNQSSYGGPASQQLSGGYGGGYGGQSSMSGYDQVLQENSSDFQSNIA from the exons ATGATGTTGGGCACCGAAGGCGGTGAGGGGTTCGTGGTGAAGGTCCGGGGCTTGCCTTGGTCTTGCTCTGCAGACGAAGTGCAGCGGTTTTTTTCTG ACTGCAAAATTCAAAATGGGGCTCAAGGTATTCGTTTCATCTACACCAGAGAAGGCAGACCGAGTGGCGAGGCTTTTGTTGAACTTGAATCAGAAGATGAAGTCAAATTGGCCctgaaaaaagacagagaaactatGGGACACAGATATGTTGAAG TATTCAAGTCAAACAACGTTGAAATGGATTGGGTGTTGAAGCATACTGGTCCAAATAGTCCTGACACGGCCAATGATGGCTTTGTACGGCTTAGAGGACTCCCCTTTGGATGTAGCAAGGAAGAAATTGTTCAGTTCTTCTCAG GGTTGGAAATCGTGCCAAATGGGATAACATTGCCGGTGGACTTCCAGGGGAGGAGTACGGGGGAGGCCTTCGTGCAGTTTGCTTCACAGGAAATAGCTGAAAAGGCTCTAAAGAAACACAAGGAAAGAATAGGGCACAG GTATATCGAAATCTTTAAGAGCAGTCGAGCTGAAGTTAGAACTCACTATGATCCACCACGAAAACTTATGGCCATGCAGCGACCAGGTCCCTATGACAgacctggggctggcagagggtATAACAGCATTGGAAGAGGAGCTGGCTTTGAAAGGATGAGGCGTGGTGCTTATGGTGGAG GTTATGGAGGCTATGATGATTATAATGGCTATAATGATGGCTATGGATTTGGGTCAGATAGATTTGGAAGAG ACCTCAATTACTGTTTTTCAGGAATGTCAGATCACAGATACGGGGATGGTGGCTCTACTTTCCAGAGCACAACAGGACACTGTGTACACATGCGGGGATTACCTTACAGAGCTACTGAGAATGACATTTATAAT TTTTTTTCACCACTCAACCCTGTGAGAGTACATATTGAAATTGGTCCTGATGGCAGAGTAACTGGTGAAGCAGATGTCGAGTTTGCAACTCATGAAGATGCTGTGGCAGCTATGTCAAAAGACAAAGCAAATATGC aaCACAGATATGTAGAACTCTTCTTGAATTCTACAGCAGGAGCAAGCGGTGGTGCTTACGGTAGCCAAATgctaggaggcatgggtttgt CAAACCAATCCAGTTATGGTGGCCCGGCCAGCCAGCAGCTGAGTGGTGGTTATGGAGGCGGCTATGGTGGCCAGAGCAGCATGAGTGGATATG ACCAAGTTTTACAGGAAAACTCCAGTGATTTTCAATCAAACATTGCATag
- the HNRNPH1 gene encoding heterogeneous nuclear ribonucleoprotein H isoform X10, with amino-acid sequence MAMQRPGPYDRPGAGRGYNSIGRGAGFERMRRGAYGGGYGGYDDYNGYNDGYGFGSDRFGRDLNYCFSGMSDHRYGDGGSTFQSTTGHCVHMRGLPYRATENDIYNFFSPLNPVRVHIEIGPDGRVTGEADVEFATHEDAVAAMSKDKANMQHRYVELFLNSTAGASGGAYEHRYVELFLNSTAGASGGAYGSQMMGGMGLSNQSSYGGPASQQLSGGYGGGYGGQSSMSGYGSQGAVNSSYYSSGSRTSVGVNGMGGMSGMSSMSGGWGM; translated from the exons ATGGCCATGCAGCGACCAGGTCCCTATGACAgacctggggctggcagagggtATAACAGCATTGGAAGAGGAGCTGGCTTTGAAAGGATGAGGCGTGGTGCTTATGGTGGAG GTTATGGAGGCTATGATGATTATAATGGCTATAATGATGGCTATGGATTTGGGTCAGATAGATTTGGAAGAG ACCTCAATTACTGTTTTTCAGGAATGTCAGATCACAGATACGGGGATGGTGGCTCTACTTTCCAGAGCACAACAGGACACTGTGTACACATGCGGGGATTACCTTACAGAGCTACTGAGAATGACATTTATAAT TTTTTTTCACCACTCAACCCTGTGAGAGTACATATTGAAATTGGTCCTGATGGCAGAGTAACTGGTGAAGCAGATGTCGAGTTTGCAACTCATGAAGATGCTGTGGCAGCTATGTCAAAAGACAAAGCAAATATGC aaCACAGATATGTAGAACTCTTCTTGAATTCTACAGCAGGAGCAAGCGGTGGTGCTTACG AACACAGATATGTAGAACTCTTCTTGAATTCTACAGCAGGAGCAAGCGGTGGTGCTTATGGTAGCCAAATGATGGGAGGCATGGGCTTGT CAAACCAATCCAGTTATGGTGGCCCGGCCAGCCAGCAGCTGAGTGGTGGTTATGGAGGCGGCTATGGTGGCCAGAGCAGCATGAGTGGATATG GCAGCCAAGGAGCAGTGAACAGCAGCTACTACAGTAGCGGGAGCCGAACGTCTGTGGGCGTGAACGGAATGGGAGGGATGTCTGGCATGTCCAGTATGAGTGGTGGATGGGGGATGTGA
- the HNRNPH1 gene encoding heterogeneous nuclear ribonucleoprotein H isoform X3 → MMLGTEGGEGFVVKVRGLPWSCSADEVQRFFSDCKIQNGAQGIRFIYTREGRPSGEAFVELESEDEVKLALKKDRETMGHRYVEVFKSNNVEMDWVLKHTGPNSPDTANDGFVRLRGLPFGCSKEEIVQFFSGLEIVPNGITLPVDFQGRSTGEAFVQFASQEIAEKALKKHKERIGHRYIEIFKSSRAEVRTHYDPPRKLMAMQRPGPYDRPGAGRGYNSIGRGAGFERMRRGAYGGGYGGYDDYNGYNDGYGFGSDRFGRDLNYCFSGMSDHRYGDGGSTFQSTTGHCVHMRGLPYRATENDIYNFFSPLNPVRVHIEIGPDGRVTGEADVEFATHEDAVAAMSKDKANMQHRYVELFLNSTAGASGGAYGSQMLGGMGLSNQSSYGGPASQQLSGGYGGGYGGQSSMSGYGSQGAVNSSYYSSGSRTSVGVNGMGGMSGMSSMSGGWGM, encoded by the exons ATGATGTTGGGCACCGAAGGCGGTGAGGGGTTCGTGGTGAAGGTCCGGGGCTTGCCTTGGTCTTGCTCTGCAGACGAAGTGCAGCGGTTTTTTTCTG ACTGCAAAATTCAAAATGGGGCTCAAGGTATTCGTTTCATCTACACCAGAGAAGGCAGACCGAGTGGCGAGGCTTTTGTTGAACTTGAATCAGAAGATGAAGTCAAATTGGCCctgaaaaaagacagagaaactatGGGACACAGATATGTTGAAG TATTCAAGTCAAACAACGTTGAAATGGATTGGGTGTTGAAGCATACTGGTCCAAATAGTCCTGACACGGCCAATGATGGCTTTGTACGGCTTAGAGGACTCCCCTTTGGATGTAGCAAGGAAGAAATTGTTCAGTTCTTCTCAG GGTTGGAAATCGTGCCAAATGGGATAACATTGCCGGTGGACTTCCAGGGGAGGAGTACGGGGGAGGCCTTCGTGCAGTTTGCTTCACAGGAAATAGCTGAAAAGGCTCTAAAGAAACACAAGGAAAGAATAGGGCACAG GTATATCGAAATCTTTAAGAGCAGTCGAGCTGAAGTTAGAACTCACTATGATCCACCACGAAAACTTATGGCCATGCAGCGACCAGGTCCCTATGACAgacctggggctggcagagggtATAACAGCATTGGAAGAGGAGCTGGCTTTGAAAGGATGAGGCGTGGTGCTTATGGTGGAG GTTATGGAGGCTATGATGATTATAATGGCTATAATGATGGCTATGGATTTGGGTCAGATAGATTTGGAAGAG ACCTCAATTACTGTTTTTCAGGAATGTCAGATCACAGATACGGGGATGGTGGCTCTACTTTCCAGAGCACAACAGGACACTGTGTACACATGCGGGGATTACCTTACAGAGCTACTGAGAATGACATTTATAAT TTTTTTTCACCACTCAACCCTGTGAGAGTACATATTGAAATTGGTCCTGATGGCAGAGTAACTGGTGAAGCAGATGTCGAGTTTGCAACTCATGAAGATGCTGTGGCAGCTATGTCAAAAGACAAAGCAAATATGC aaCACAGATATGTAGAACTCTTCTTGAATTCTACAGCAGGAGCAAGCGGTGGTGCTTACGGTAGCCAAATgctaggaggcatgggtttgt CAAACCAATCCAGTTATGGTGGCCCGGCCAGCCAGCAGCTGAGTGGTGGTTATGGAGGCGGCTATGGTGGCCAGAGCAGCATGAGTGGATATG GCAGCCAAGGAGCAGTGAACAGCAGCTACTACAGTAGCGGGAGCCGAACGTCTGTGGGCGTGAACGGAATGGGAGGGATGTCTGGCATGTCCAGTATGAGTGGTGGATGGGGGATGTGA